cagatcccctctcaattccagcgtgtacaagcccaatctctccaatctctctgtgtaagacagccctgccatcccaggaatcaagctagtgaatctatgctgcacttcctcaactgccagaatgtccttccttaaacctggagaccaaaactgtacacaatattccaggtgtggtctcaccagggccggTTTATAGAGGGAACACACCTGACAGTGAAATTTCCACACCCATTTCTGAATATgaaactgacacactccctgattaTTGAACAGCATCACTTCTACCACTGTCACATTCTCTAAATTAAATATGTACAAGATCAATGTTTTCCTACATTGCCTATCACAGCTGAATACATTGAATAGAGACCCTACacatacctgacagggtcctgtcacactgtgagacaccacccgcccctgacagggtcctgaaacactgtgagaccccagacacccCTGGCAGGGAACCAACACGCTGccagaccccacacacccctgacaccgtcctgaaacactgagaccccagacacCCCTGACAGGAACACAACATAACTAtgaaaccccaaacacccctgttcgggtcctgacacactgtgtgaccccacacatttgacagggtcctgacagtgagaccccacacatcactgactgagtccTGACATACTGAGACCCCagtcacccctgacagggtcctgacacacagtgagaccccacacacttgacagggtcctgtcacactgtgagaccacacagaaatctgacagggtcctgtcacactgtgagaccacacagaaatctgacagggtcctgacacactgcgaGACCACACACATACATGACAGAGTCCTTTCTTATTAcgatatttttattcagaagaaaaaaaacaagatttacagagtgcaacacatagatacatctcaacataaattgtgtacattcatatattgtaataaaattgatcaaaatgttatagcatatcatATAAAGGTaatctgtaatcaaaaatttaaagatgggTCATACATcgtaaaagaaattttttaatataaaaatatcaaccccctaccaactaacaaagaaaaaagctgatgatcatagataattagaaaaaaaaacatatttgttTAAGAAGtaaagatagaaatatacataaaagtctgtgcactgttaaactttataacttggaaaagtaatttaggaaaggtccccagatatcatgtgattgtttcgaatttaggactgagcagcagatcttttctaaatttaaataagacataatatcacgtagccattggagatgtgtaggaggggtagactccttccatttaagcaagattgctcttcttgctaaaagaaaggtaaaatctaaaacctgtaggttaggagtatttaaagttatatcttcatttgcaataataccaagcaaggcagtaaggggatttgggtcaaattggacactaaaatgttgtgagaaggtatggaatacttgcCGCCAAAATTTTTTCAATTTtaaggcaaaaccaaaacatgaattaaagaaacatcagcagagttgcatttgtTACAAATTGGAGAAACGtttggataaaaactggacagcttctgtttagaaatgtaagctctatgaaccactttaaattgcagAAGAGAATGACGGGcaaagaaagatgatttattaactcgtttaagaattttattccatctttcatcagaaatctgacaatttaggtcattcTCCGaagatttttttattttatctaaaaagtcttgtctagaatcaatcatcAAATTATAGATAGATACTGGTAGAAGAACCATTAACGAAAGGTTTAAAATTTCAAAGATCATCcaataaatttttatcaggacctataggaaaagtagttaattgggaaTGTAAGAAATCTCTTATTTGAAGGTATCAGTGAAAATGTGTTTTTGGctgtgcaaatttagttgacaattggtcaactgaagcaagagatcctgagataaacaggtcccaaaaacagtTAATACCCAGTTCATCCCTATCCTTAAAGAtattgtcagtcatggaagggataaaaacataattaaggagaataggagatgataatgaaaaattcgctaaaccaaaaaaatttctatattgagaccagatccttaaagtttgcttaacgattatgttatctgttgttttatttgctgaaaaagaagagtatgatccaagaagagagacaatagaggattttttttttacagaattaacttctaaggagaccgcCATGttgggcaatctttacgataaatataataggaccaaaaagtaatgttccttatattggcagcccagtaataaaacctaaaattgggtaaggcTAATCCAtctatctctttatttctttgtcggtaaactttacttaaacgagcttgtttattattccaaatgtaagatgttaaaattgaatctaaagaatcaaagtaggtcttaggaataaaaataggcaaggcctgaaaaagatataaaaatttaggaagaatcttcattttaatcgaattaatacggccaattagggataaagaaagaggagaccatttagaaagtgttTTTTtacacataattcaataagggatttaagttttctttaaataaattcttgaagtttttagtaattgttacacctagatatgtaaattgacttgtaacaacttggaatggaaatttggcatttgatgacattaggtcatttaagaaaatagctcacttttatgtaagttcagcttatatcctgaaaaaaaatatgaaactgggaaattaaagaaagaaccgaaggtaaagaagtttcaatgttagagataaaaagtaaaatgtcATCAGCATATAACAACAATTTGAGTCCTACCTTCCCtgagtataccagaaatgtccttagattctcaaaatgctattgctaagggttctatagctaaagcaaaaagtaaaggactaagacagcaaccttgtctagttccctgctgtaatttaaagggcttagaaatttgagagttagtaataaccCGAATGGTAGGAgacaaataaattaatttaacccattgaataaaattaggcccaaaattaaacttttttaaggacttaaaaaaataaTTCGACTCAATCCTAtcgaaggctttttctgcatctaaggataatatacaccttttttttggatggtgaatctatcacattcaataaccgacgcatattaaaatgtgagtaaagATTTTTAATATATCCTGTCTGGTTAtttgatataatagatggtaaaatattttgaagtcttcgagctaagattttggataaaatttttgaatcaacatttaataaagaagtCAGTCCGCATGAAGAACATgcagctggatttttttttaagaataagagaaataaaagcttcataaaaagattagggagtttacctgatttaaaggactctgataaaacagaggataaataaagTGTAAGTAATGTAGTGAAGGTTTTacaaaactccccaggaaagcaGTCAGGTCATGGGGTCTTAACAGAATGTAAAGCACttatagcctcagccacttcttcattggaaataggctgatcaAACTGTATTAGGCAATCAGCAGACAATGTgggaatgttgatattactgaaaaaagcattcatataggtatcatctgaagaagaaTCAGATTGATACGACTTAAAATACAAGTCTTAAAAAtacgttgttaatttcagaatggtcggatatcttagtaccattataaaacctggcagggtcctgacactgtgagaccccacagacctctgacaggttcctgatgcactgtgagaccccacacaccactgacagtgtcCTGATGTACTGTGAGACAAAACAACTCTGAcaaggtcccgacacactgtgagaccatatacaacccaggcAGGGGGCAGCCACACTGTGAGATGCCACACCACCTCCCGACAGGGTGTTGACACATTATGAGAGGCCAGACACCCCTGACAGTTTCCTGACACACAGCgagaccccacacatctctgATATGGTctaaacacactgtgagaccccacacacatctggcagggtcctgacacattgtcagaccccacacacacctgcagGGCCCTCTCACACAGTAAGCCCCCTCACTCACCTGGTAGGGTCCTCACACATCGTGAGACCCACACACAATTGGcagggtcctgaaacactgtgaaaccccacacacCCTCAGAGAGTCCTGATACACTGCAAGATCCCATacaccctgacagggtcctgacagccTTTGATACACTACACACCCTTGACAGGGTCTTGACACATTGTCAGACTGCACactcccctggcagggtcctgacacactgtgagacaccacacacatcTGACAGGGTCCTGCCACACACCGAGACCCGATAAAACCGGGCAGGGTCGTGACTCACTGTGATACCCCACACACCCGTGTCAGGTTTCTGAcgcattgtgagatcccacactcccatgacagggtcctgaccccCTTTTGACAGATTCCGTGACAGGTTCACGACACACTGTAAGACCCCTGACTGGATCCTGAaaaactgtgagaccccacatacccaTGACAGgatccacacacactgtgagcctccaCATACCCCTGATAttgtcccgacacactgtgagtcaCCTCACACCTCTGACGGTgcagtcacactgtgagaccccacagacTCTTGTTACGGccctgacacattgtgaggccccacacacccctgacaggattcAAAGCCACTTTGAGATGCCACACACCCCAACCAGCCACCCACAGTGCACGTGCTGATGCGCAAAGTTACTTCTTTGTATTTTGTATCAGTgatggtgggtgggaaggggagcTATGATTCCCCAATCTGTTCCTTTGACAGAATGCCCACtaccctcttctccatctccatatGCCACATCAACATTGTGGATTAAAAGATTCTTCCACAAAAAATGACAGCTGTGACAGTAGTGTGAGATTGTCCAGTATGGGACAGTTGggggtcagtaaactaccagggaaaTACTCACCTTCACAGCACAGTTAATGTGGAAATGTGATGACCTGGTGTTTATCTGGAACAGGCCTCTCAGTCCAGTCAGCGGTCTGTTAATTTAATTTACTTCACTGAACGAACATCCATTGATGAATCCAATCAATGCAACAGCTCTGAGCTAACTCTTGTGTGCTTACATACTGAGTTCTGAGTTGAGACATCTAACAGTTTGTCCACTGTCTGTccccatggaagatgttcaacagaaacacaaggagactctgcgggcacaaactgaaacactgagagtgaacacgatcctgatgagggagaaggtgaaggttttccagctggttgatcgatacgctgagctcacggtcatttctactgttcgagatcggagactggtggaacatgagctgctggcaagaggcagagaccacgaggagtggagacgAAAACATCTCAGTGGACTCCTGGAAAAACTTCAGATGGATCAGCTGTTTCAGAGCAGCTTTTCGCGaagtaaatccaaatctgggagttcggcagcagtggccggagtcccggggattgggaaaacaacaatggtacaaaatattgtttatgactgggccacagggaaaatataccaacaattccagtttgtcttcagtttcaaattccgggatttaaacaccattaactgcagaataaatCTGAAGGAACTGATACTCGATcggtatccttactttgggaatatcttgagagaggtctggaagaatccaaagggattgctgtttatatttgatggtttggatgaattcaatgacacaattgattttgctgacagtcCTAGAGATACAGACCTTCAGTCcacatgcacagatcctgaattcaagtgcaaggtgtctgacattgtgtacagtttaatccagggcaagctgctcccagggtgttcagtgctggtgaccactcgccccactgcgttacatttattggaaaaggcgaaTATCAGTGtccgggctgaaatcctgggatttgttggtgaggaacggaaggaatatttcatcagacattttgaagatcagacggtggcggaagctgttttcaattatgtgaaggagaacgagatcctgtacaccatgagctacaacccctcctactgctggatcctcgctctggcactgggccccttcttcacacaaagagtcagggacccacagcgagttcccaagaccatcacccaactgtactcctactatatttacaacatcctgaaaaaccacggccgtgagattgagaacccccgtgatgtgttactcagggttggtcagatggccttcagaggagtgtccgagaggaagattgtgtttacagatggagatttgatcaagtacaatctgcagccttcccaattCCTGTCTGgattcctgatggagcttttggagacagaggattctgcccggagtgtggtgtacacattcccacacctcaccattcaagagtttgtagctgcagtcgcacaattccagaaaccacatcccggggatatccttaaattcctcactgaagtccacagcacgacagatgggcgatttgaggtttttctccgttttgttgctggtctctcctccccaatgacagctcggggcctggaggagtttctgggtccatttcctcatcaaacgacctgccgggtgattgactgggtgaacgAGGAGattaaacgccagagtggaaacacatggagtgaagctggtaaaaggagcctcctgaacacattgcactacctgtttgagtctcagaatcgtggactggctcaggccgcactgggatctgtggaaacactttcattcagtgaaatgacactgaccccgattgactgcgcggtcctgtctcatgtcttcggactctgtgatacaataaaacagctCGACCTGGAGATCTGCCACATTAAGTATGAGGGAATACAGCGGCTGGGACCTGGgttgcacaagtgccaggagttgaggtaacttgatttatctctcactctgatctgtgaaactgttccattgtgttgtttcaatgtaaaggaattttgataaatttgtagtaaatcagattgtgaagagttgtgacaaatgcccagtggatcagtcagtaattccccaaggacgggagggttctgtggttccttgtgaagggatgttggagacttcatcagatcagtgaacaacggccattggttgaatggtagtaaatcacaggaatggccgtgtttctcgctgcctgtgacacgtccattgacaatgttccttctcactgttactgacacccagaccgacacttgactgcagcaggtgggtcagagagtcacacccccttcccggtgagggacaagagacggttagcagactgtcccagtgagaaggaaagaaataccattgtgagattgtcctcccactgcccttccccgtgtgtgacttTGCTCACTTCCAGATAGGCAAAGAGCGAGGGCGCATCTCCTCAGGGGctctgttcagacccaacacacaTGTACAAAAattttctgcatcctctcatcTTGTAGGATTATAATTTACCCTTGGAATCCTCCTGTAGGACCTCtcatcccaatcccccttccattctttggaatctcgcccccatccccattcctcccgtggactctctattactctttcctcatcctcctgtgggatgtcttgtccacacaccccaccacccttcctgTGACATCTCTCTTCCTTATCCCCCTTCcttttgtgggatctctcctccccatccctcttcctcctgtgggatctctcttccccatcccccttgctcctgtgagatcgctcttccacatcccccttccttctatggatttctcttccctatcccttccTGCTGTTGGAACTCGCTTCCCCataccctttcctcctgtgggatctctctcccccattgacttcttcctgtcggatctctctttggcatgcccCATTGTCCTGTTGAatttctcttccccgccccccttcctcttgtgagatttctcttcccaatcccacatcctcctgtgggaactctcttgcacatccctcttcctcctggccAATCTCTTAACcccttcccccttcatcctgtttaATCTCTCTctatatcccccttcctcctgtgggatctctgttccccatccccttcctcctgtgggatctctcttccccatccccacccgTCTTTTGCCTTTGTGAACTCTCCTCAccatagaatcataaaatcacagaacactacagcagagaaaacAAGCCTTTTGGAccttctagtctgtaccaaaACCGTATTCCgcgagtcccattgacctgcacccagtccataaccctccagacctctcccatccatgtatctatccaatttattcttaaagcttaagagtgagtccacattttccacatcagatggcagctcattccacactctcaccaccctctgtgaagaatttacccctaaacatttcccctttcaccctgaagCCGTCCTCCTGTAATTTATCTCTGCTAATCTATGTGGAAAGAGCCTATtcacatttaccctgtctataccctcataattttgtaaacctctatcaaatctcccctcattcttctatgctccaaggaataaagtcctaacctgctcaatccttccttgtaactcaactcctgaagacccggcaacatcccagtaaatcttctctgcacttgttcaaccttactgatatccttcctgtagttaggtgatcagaactgcacacaatacttcaaatgtggcctcaccaatgacttatacaacctcaccataatattccaactcctaaactcaattttgatttatgaacgccagaatgccaaaagccttctttacaaccctgtccacctctgacgccactttcagggacttATGTATCGGAACcccccagatccttttgttcatctgcactcttcagtgccctaccatttatcgtGAATGTTGTagcttgatttgtccttccaaaatggaacacctcacacttgtctgaattaaattccatctgccattttctggcccattcttccaattggtCCACATccgtctgcaagctttgaaagccttcctcgctgtccacaacgcttccaatcttagtgtcatccacaaacctgctgatccaatttatcacattatcatctagatcattgatacagacaacaaacaacaatagtcccagcacagatccctgagacacaccactagtcacaggcctccagtctgagaagcaatcatccactaccactctctgtcttctcccacacagccaatttcaaatccagtttacaacctctccatggatagcAAGTGTCCGGACTTTTAGAACTAACctcttatgtgggaccttgtcaaagcccttacaaaagtcaatgtagacaacatccacagcctttccttcatatgcattcttggtaacctcctcgaaaaactctacaggattcattaaacatgatctaccatgaacaaagccatgctgactatctttaatcagcccttggctgtccaaatccttgtatgtccgatctctcagaacaccttctgaTAATTTACCTacgactgatgtcaggctcactggcctgtaattacctggtgaacttttggagcctttttcaaacaacggaacaacatgagctaccctccaatcctctgacaccgcacccgtggctaaggacattttgaatatttctgccaggggccctgcaatttctacactagtctctctcaaggtccgagaaaatatcatgtcaggcccggggatttatctacctttattcaccGTAATGCAGCAAGCAgcttctcctctttaatctctatatgttccatgacactactggtTGTTTCCCTTAATTCCATATCCGCTATGCCAGGTTCCTGAGTAAACATTGATGCAAagaactgtttaagatctcccccatctcatgAGGCACCACACGtagacgaccactctgatcttctaggggaacaattttgtcctttactatcctttcacacttaatatacttgtagaaacccttcgggtttaccttcacatgaTCTGCCAacgcaacctcatgtcttcttttttccTTACTGATTTTTCTTCTTTAGTATTCCCTTACATTTTCTATAcacttcaagtacctcatttgttccttgtttcctATACCTGCTAATCACCTACTTAACCAGATCACcactatcccttgaaaaccaaggttccctctgcctgttaactttgcctttaatcctggcaggaacatgcaaactctgcactctcaaaatttcactcttgaaggcgttccacttactgaacacatccttgccagaaaacaacttatcccaatccactcttcccagatcctctctcatttccacaaaattggcccttctcgaATTCAGATACTTAACTGGTGGACCAGTCCtgtccttatccataattatcttgaaactaatgacattctggtcactggacccaaaatattTGCTTACACATATTTCTGTCAactgacctgtctggttccctaataggagatcaggtACTGCACCCTCTATCTTTGGtacctcaatattttgattttaaaaactTTTCAGAATAATTGACAAACTCCATGCCATCTAACCCTTTCGCAgagtgggagtcccagtcaatatgtggaaaattaaaatcccacacaattacaactttctgtttcttacattggtctgctacctctctacagatttgcttcTCCGATTCTCTCTGCCTATTGGgttgtctataatacaaccctattagtgtggtcacacctttcccgttcctcaactccacccatatggcctctgtagacgagccctccgggctgtcccgtctaggcacagctgtgatattcccctgactagtaatgccactcctccccctttcatccctccccctctatcacgtctgaaacaacgtAACCTCGGAATATGAAGCTGCCAGTCcttcccctcctgcaaccaagtctcactaatagcaataatgcAGTAATCCCATGTGCCAATCCACGAcgtaagctcatctgccttacttacagtactccttgcattgaaataaatgcaccTGAGAACAATTCTGTCACGTACAAACCTTTGATATCTGTCTATacaagcagtcctcgcatgacccttatcctcctccacctcactatctgctctaacactctggttcccctcccccgcaaccttgtttaaaaccccgggagcagaacttgctaacctaccggcaaggatgttagtcccctctagttcaggtgcaaactgtccaattcgaactggtcccagctcccctggaagaaagcccaattgtccagaaacatgaacccctcctcgtgcaccatcccctcagccatgtatttagctgcattatcttcctatttctaacctcactagcacgtggcacaggtagcaatccaacTGTGAGATCtcgctttcccatccccctttcgtCCACTGGCCTCTCTGTTCCCACACCCCTTCCTTCCAACTGTTGGATCTCTCCTGAGCATccaccttcatcctgtgggatctctcttccacatacATCTTccatctgtggaatctctcttccccatcaaccTCCTGcttgggatctcttttccccatcccccttcctcctgtgggatctctcttcatcAACTATCTTCCTTCTGTGGGAGCTCTCTTCCCGaaccaccttccccctgtgggatcgctctccacatccccttccccctgtgggatcgctctccacatccccttcctcctgtgggatcgctctccacatccccttccccctgtgggatcgctctccacatccccttcctcctgcgcgctctctcctccccatcaacaTCGTGCTGTTGGATCACTCAtcctcatcctcctgtgggatcttccttccccattcaccttcctcctgtgggattgctcttccccgtcacccttcctcctgtgtgatctctctttcccatccgccttcctccgcTGGGATCGTTCATCCATCGGACTTTCTCCTTGGGGgtctctctaccccatcccccttcctcctgtgggatctcccctttcccccatcctcctgtgggatctcccttccccattcattttcctcctgcaggatctctGCCCCATACCTTCCTCCTTTTGGATCTCTCATCCATCTGACTTCCTCCTGGGTCCTCTtttccatccccattcctcctgaggtatctctcctacttatccccattcctcctgtcagATATCTCTTCCGcaaccccttcctcctctgggatctctcttccccatcccctttcctcctgtgggatctctctttcgcatccccattcctcctgaggTATCTCTCCTACGCATCCCCCATCCTCTCgtatgatctctcttccccatccctcctcttcctgtgggatctctcttctgcaccccctttgctcctgtggcatctcttttcccatcccctttcatcctatgggatcactcttcccaatACATTCctgctgttggatctctcttccacatcccccttcatgCTTTTGGTTCACTCGTCCATCTGAcgtcctgtggtatctctcttccccatccctttagCTCGGTTGGCTCTATTTCATTGTGTCCCATTGACATTTCTGCATTTCTGTCAGGAACACTTTTCTCTCCATCGGGGAATGGGACAGAATATCTGGAATTTACAGTGTCACACCGACAGACAATATTACTGACATCCGGTGAATCACCTGGAGCTGGACAGTGAGggatattgacagtgatgggaacttcaatcagtgatttactgaagggtttaatgtttcctgaaatatcagagtgagagaaattccctcagagccacggtttgaatcactttgttcatcaatctgtctgtttgtgtttagactaggtggtaataaactgggagattcaggagtgaaactggtgtctgcggctctgaggaacccggagtgtaaaatacagaaactgtggtaagtaccagactgtgggagattgtgtttacagtcactgggtgtctgacactgaacattaatgtgatcagtaattgtgttactgataaacactggggatttgtaccgtctcctgtctctctgtgtccttcaccctcactctctcccatctccaggctgagggatgtTGGTCTCATGGACTCTGGTGCCGAGGatttcgcctccgctctcagtacaaacacatcactgacggagctgaacctGGGTGGTAAtcaactgggagattcaggagtgaaactggtgtctgtggctctgacgaacccggagtgtaaaatacagaaactgtggtaagtaccaggctgtgggagat
The genomic region above belongs to Hypanus sabinus isolate sHypSab1 unplaced genomic scaffold, sHypSab1.hap1 scaffold_1364, whole genome shotgun sequence and contains:
- the LOC132386889 gene encoding NACHT, LRR and PYD domains-containing protein 3-like, which translates into the protein MSQGSSSGGAPVTSTSGKDTELITPVLKMGQGASSGGVPVMSTSGNDTEQQKLITSVLKMSQGSSSGGAPVTSTSGKDTELITPVLKMGQGASSGGVPVMSTSGNDTEQQKQITAFLKMGQGASSGGVPVESSSGKDTELPKLITPVLKMGQGASSGGVPVMSTSGKDTDLRVITELLAICDNFQLLQLTDFYRDRLEQAMEGGVHGVSLALTAENQFSGEEHRKISDLADKGERADSSKLLLSLVMEKGSRAPRVMWETFVKMRIGVPDLDKVLKEIQMYGPGSVITELLASWDDSQLLQLTDFYRDRLEQAMEGEVHGVSLALTAENQFSGEEHRKISDLADKGERADSSKLLLSLVMEKGSRARRVMWETFVKMRIGVPKFDKILKEIQIYGCDSSHRPIPAQKLLKFLGELKDVQQKHKETLRAQTETLRVNTILMREKVKVFQLVDRYAELTVISTVRDRRLVEHELLARGRDHEEWRRKHLSGLLEKLQMDQLFQSSFSRSKSKSGSSAAVAGVPGIGKTTMVQNIVYDWATGKIYQQFQFVFSFKFRDLNTINCRINLKELILDRYPYFGNILREVWKNPKGLLFIFDGLDEFNDTIDFADSPRDTDLQSTCTDPEFKCKVSDIVYSLIQGKLLPGCSVLVTTRPTALHLLEKANISVRAEILGFVGEERKEYFIRHFEDQTVAEAVFNYVKENEILYTMSYNPSYCWILALALGPFFTQRVRDPQRVPKTITQLYSYYIYNILKNHGREIENPRDVLLRVGQMAFRGVSERKIVFTDGDLIKYNLQPSQFLSGFLMELLETEDSARSVVYTFPHLTIQEFVAAVAQFQKPHPGDILKFLTEVHSTTDGRFEVFLRFVAGLSSPMTARGLEEFLGPFPHQTTCRVIDWVNEEIKRQSGNTWSEAGKRSLLNTLHYLFESQNRGLAQAALGSVETLSFSEMTLTPIDCAVLSHVFGLCDTIKQLDLEICHIKYEGIQRLGPGLHKCQELRLGGNKLGDSGVKLVSAALRNPECKIQKLWLRDVGLMDSGAEDFASALSTNTSLTELNLGGNQLGDSGVKLVSVALTNPECKIQKLWLEFVDLTDSGAEDLASALSTNPSLKELDLGFNLLTDRSVPALRRLILTLPNLEQIVLWWNRFSETGRKEAGSLRRVRPRLRVYL